DNA from Agathobaculum sp. NTUH-O15-33:
GCAGATAACATTCGCTTATTTTCATAGATAGCCGTGCCTCCTTTGAGATCACTGCCACTATATGATTTTGGCCCTTAAAATAGCACCTTTGGCGCGCGGCAAAGCGGCGCGCCCTTCCTCAAAAACAAAAAAACGAGGCGGGCCGCCATCCCGGTTTGACTTTACCGCGGCGAGAGATTAGAATGGGGATAAGCAAAACGCGGCATTTGCGTTCCACACAGGAAGGCACCGCCGATGCACACGAAAGCAAATGGAGGACATTATGGATCTGCAATTTCAAAAAGACCGTTTGATCTGGCTGCACGAACCCAAGGAGCATAATGTAGCAGATGGCCGCGTCATCATAAAAACCGAGCCTGAAACCGATATGTGGCAGCGCACCTGCTACGGTTCTCAGGTCAATAACGCGCCCGCTCTTTTGATGAAAACCGATGAAAAGTATTTTTCCTTTATCGTTAAAACAGAATTTGACAGCAGCCACAGCTTCGATCAGTGTGGCGTGCTGATCTATCTCGACAGCGAAAACTGGATCAAAATTTCAACAGAATACGAAAATGAAACGTTCCAGCGCCTCGGCAGCGTCGTCACCAACCACGGGTATTCCGATTGGGCGACCACCGACATCCCCACCGAGCAGAAGCACATGTATTACCGCGTCAGCCGCCGTGAAAGCGACTTTTTGATTGAACACGCGCGGGACGGCGTGCACTTCCAGCAAATGCGGATTGCCCACCTTTTTGAAGGCGCGGGCGAAATTCAGATTGGCCTTTATGCGTGCAGCCCGGACGTGTCCTCCTTCCGCGCGGTGTTCACCGAAATCGCGTTTACGGAATGCCAGTGGCGCCTGCATTGACCCACCGCGCGAGCATTTACAAGGAGAACAAGCCATGAAACAGGAACGATTCAGCGTCGGCGGCGTGCCCGCCATTCTATGGAGCGAGCGCGCGGACGGCGTATATTTCTATGTGCACGGGCAGGGCGGAAGCAAGGAAGAAGCCGCGTCCTTTGCCGAATGCGCCGCTTCCCGCGGCTGGCAGGTGCTGAGCATCGATCTGCCGGCGCATGGCGAGCGCCAAAACCGAGCCGGCGCCCTTGACCCGTGGCACGCGGTGCCGGAACTGGAGCAGCTATTAGCCTATGCCGGGCCGCGCTGGAGCAGACTCGCGCTTTTTGCCAACAGCATCGGCGCTTGGTTTAGTATGCAGGCGCTCCAAGGCGCTGAGCTGGAAAACTGTCTATTCGTATCCCCCATCCTTGATATGGAGCGGCTGATCCGCAACATGATGGGCTGGGCCCATGTGACCGAAGCGCAGCTGCTCGAGCGGCAGACGATAGAGACCGATTTTGGCCAGACGCTTTCATGGGAATACTTTTGTTGGGCCAAGGCGCACCCAATCGTCAAATGGGACGCGCCGACCCGTATTCTGTACGCGGGCCGGGACAATCTGACCGAGCACGGTGTGGCGGAGGAATTCACGCGCCGCTTTGGCTGCCGCCTTACCATCATGGAGGACGGCGAGCATTGGTTCCACACCCCCGAACAGCTCGCGGTTTTGGAACAGTGGATCAAGGACAGTTTGTAGGGATATATGCGTATCAGACGCAAAAAAGCGTGAGCCGCCATCCGGCGATCGATCTTATTTTTGCCGTGCAAAACAGGAAGCCAACCTAAAGCACGCCGCAGGTTTGCGGCGCATGGAGGTATACACAGTGGAAACAAACCAATATTTGATCGACCTGTACGATCATTATGACGAGGACGGCCGGCTTGCCTCAAAGCACGGCTCGGTCGAGTTTCTCACCACGATGCGCTATATCGAACAGTATAGCAAAGCCGGGGACCGTGTGCTTGAGATCGGCGCCGCGACCGGCCGGTATTCCCACGCGCTCGCGCGCCAAAGGGTACGCCGTCGACGCGGTGGAGTTAGTGGTGCATAATATCGATATTTTCAAGCGAAACACAAAGCCGGGGGAAACGATCACCGTTACGCAGGGCAACGCGATGGATCTATCCGCTTTCCCGGATGGGCGGTATGATATCACGCTGCTGCTGGGCCCGCTATACCACCTTTATACGAAAGAGGATAAGCGGCAGGCTCTGCGCGAGGCCATTCGGGTGACCAAGCCGGGCGGCGTTATCTTTGCCGCGCATGTCATATCCGACGGCTGCCTTCTCGACGAGGGATTCAAGCGCAGGAATATCGATGTCGCCGGGTATATCCAAAACGGCCTGATCGATTCCCAAACCTTTGCCGCGAGATCGGAGCCAAAGGATCTGTTCGAGCTGGTCCGCAAGGAGGATATCGACGAGCTGATGTCCCCGTTCGCAGTCACGCGGCTGCATTACGTTGCGTCGGACGGCTGCGCCTTACTGATTCGCGAAGCAATAGACGAGATGGACGAAGACGCTTTTGCTTTATATTTAAAATACCATTTCGCTACCTGCGAACGGGCCGATCTGGCGGGCGTTTCGAGCCACGTGCTCGACATATTCCGAACGTAAGGCAGCCGGTCTAACCGGTGCGAGAACCATTTCAAAACAAGCGAGGTTTTTTATGGATACCAAGGAACGGCTCAAGTACTTTTATGAAACCGTGTCCGCAAGCGGTACGGACGGCGCGTTTGCGGATTATATCTCCCCCGACTGCACCCTTTGCATCGGGGAAGCGCGCATCCCAATCGGCGTGGAGGGCATGGCGGAGCACATGACCGCCGTTTTGCAGACCTATCCCGATTTTCACATGCGCATCACCCGCCAGCTCCGCGACGGCGACTATATCATTTCCGAGTTTATTGCCGAAGGCACGCATCGGGGCGAATGGCTGGGCATGAAGCCCTCCGGCAAAAAGGTGACCTTGACCGGCGTGGACATCGATAAGGTGGTGGACGGCAAGATCGTCGAGCACGGCGGCGCGGTCAATACGTTTGAAGGCTTATGGGAGGCGGGACTGATCGTGCCCGCTCCGTAAACCAATGGTTTTTGTTTGAGAAAGGATGGATATCAAATGGATTTTTCCGCATTGCAAATGACAAGAGAGAGCTGCCGCGCCTATCAGGATAAACCGGTATCCCGTGACACGCTGACCCATCTGGTCGATGTGGCGCACTATTCCCCCAGCGGCTGCAACGCCCAGCCTTGGCGCTTTGTCATTGTGGACGAGGACGAGGCCCGCGCAAAGCTGGTCGCGGCGCTGGACGACGAGGGACTGACCGGCTGCCCGTGGGGCGACCGCGTGCCTGCCTTTATCCTGATCTGCGAGGATGAAGCGCACCTGATGCCCGGCGTGGGCGAGCGTTACGGCTCCCAGCACTTCGCGCAGATGGATATCGGCATGGCCGCGATGGCGCTGTGCTATGAAGCCACCGCCATGGGACTGGGCGCCTGCATGATCGGTACCATGAACCAGAAAAAACTGCACGAGGCCTTTGGCATTCCGGAAGAACGTACCGTGCGACTGATTATCACCGTGGGCTACCCCAAAAAGGAAGGCGCGCCCCGCAAAAAGGACCGCAAGAAGCTGGACGATATTGTAAGCTATAACCAGTGGTGACGAGGTAGGAGTTAGGAGGTAGGAAGTAGGAGTTGATAGATGCCGCCGCGGGCGGCCATTATAGGTATCGCGCTATGCGCGAACCCTTCACTCCTAACTCCTACTTCCTAACTCCTACTTCTTGTTTCCTCTTCTTCGCCGCTGTGGTATAATAGAAGCATGATAGCAGAAAGCGAGGCGAGGCCGAAATGGACGTTCAGGTCGGCGATAGGCTTACCATGAAAAAGGCCCACCCGTGCGGCTCCAAGCAGTGGAAGGTGCTGCGCACGGGCATGGATTTCCGCTTAAAATGCGAGGGCTGCGGGCACGAGATCATGGTGCCGCGCAGCAAGGCGGAAAAAAACATCAGACAAATCGAACGGGAGGGTACGATCGTATGTTGATAGACGGCAAACAAATGCATTTGCAGATCACAAAGGGCCAGATCGGCCGTTATGTCATTCTGCCCGGCGACCCGGGCCGGTGCGAAAAGATCGCCCGGTATTTTGACGATCCCCGCAAGCTCGCGAGCAACCGCGAGTATACGATTTATACCGGCACGCTGGATGGCGAACCCGTCGCCGTGTGCTCGACCGGTATCGGCGGCCCTTCCGCCGCGATCGCGCTGGAGGAACTGGTGGAATGCGGGGCGGATACGTTTATCCGCGTCGGCACCTCGGGCGGCATCGTGGACGAGGTATGCGGCGGCGACGTCGTCATCGCGACCGCCGCGATCCGGCAAGAAGGCACCTCGCGCGAATATCTGCCCATCGAGTTCCCGGCGGCGGCAAACTTCGATATCGTCGCCGCGCTGCGGGAAGCAGCAAGGGCGCTCGGTCTGCGGCAGCACACCGGCGTCATCCAGTCCAAGGATAGCTTCTACGGCGAAATCCGCCCGGCGCAGCAGCCCATCGCGGGCGAGCTGCTCGCCAAGTGGCAGGCATGGAAAGCCGCGGGCGCGCTGACCAGCGAAATGGAGACCGCCGCCCTCTTTATCGTATCGCAGGTGCTGCACGTGCGCTGCGGCGCGGTGCTGAACGTGCTGTGGAACGCCGATAACGATGATGCGCCCAGTATCCCGCCCGACGCCGCCGAACGCGGCGTGCGCACCGCGGTGGAGGCGCTGCGTATTTTGATCCGGGAGGATAAGACACCATAATGGCAAAGATCAAACACCAAAACGATTTGGGGCACGACCCGATCGGGCCGTTGCTCCTCCGGCTTGCGCTGCCGACCGTTTGCGCGCAGGTGGTCAACCTGCTCTATAACATTGTCGACCGCATCTATATCGGCCAAATTCCGGGAGAGGGCAAGCTCGCGCTGACCGGCATGGGCGTCACCTTTCCTGTCATCACCCTGATCGCCGCCTTTGCCGCGCTCATCGGCATGGGCGGCGCGCCGCGTGCGTCGATCGCGCTGGGCGCGGGCGACCACGAGCGCGCCGAACGCACGCTCGGCACGTGTACCGCCGCTTTGTGGGGCCTTGCCGCCGTGCTGACGGTCGTGTTCCTGATCGTGCAGGAGCCGCTGCTGAAAATGTTCGGCGCGTCCGGCGATACCCTGCCCTATGCGATGCAGTATTTAAACATTTACGTGCTGGGCACTATTTTCGTTATGACCGCCTTGGGGCTGAACGGCTTTATCACCGCGCAGGGCAATTCATCGGTCGCCATGAAAACCGTGCTGATCGGCGCGGTGCTGAACGTCGCGCTCGATCCGGTGTTCATCTTCGTATTCGGCATGGGCGTTCGCGGCGCGGCGATTGCAACGGTCATTTCGCAGGCGGTTTCCGCCCTTTGGGTCGTGCGCTTTTTGGGCGGGCAGAAGTCCACGCTGCGGCTGAAACGGCACTATCTGCGGCTGGACGCGGCGCTCCTGCTGCCCGCGGTCGCGCTGGGCGCTTCGCCCTTTGTCATGCAGGCGACGGAGAGCCTGCTCACCGTCACTTTCAACGTATCGCTGCGCAAGTACGGCGGCGACCTCGCTGTCGGCGCGATGACCATCCTCACCTCGGTGATGCAGATCATGCAGCTGCCGCTTTTGGGACTCGCGCAGGGCGCGCAGCCCATATTGGGCTACAACCTCGGCGCAAAGCAGCCAAAACGCATGAAACAGTGCGTGTTTTATATGATCGCCTCAGCCTTTGTCTTTTCGGGCTTTGTTTGGCTGTGCGCCATGCTCATTCCGGAGCAGATCGCGCGCCTGTTCAATCAGGACGCGGAGCTGATCCGCATGACCGGCTGGGCACTGCGCATTTATATGGCGGTGGGCTTTACCGCAGCCTTTCAATGGGGCTTTCAGCAATCCTTTGTCGCGCTGGGCGAAGCGAAAATCTCGCTGTTTCTGGCGCTTTTGCGCAAGATCATTCTGCTGATCCCGCTCATTTTGATCTTGCCGCACCTGCTGCCCGATCCGCTGTTCGCGGTGTTCTGCGCCGAACCGGTGGCGGACTTCCTCGCGGCGGCCACGACCACAGTGCTGTTCCTCATCCGCTTCCGCCAGATCACCCGCTCGATCGAGCGGGAAAACGGCGGAGCACCCATACCGGATACCTCCGGATCATAAAAAAATTGGGCCGTTGCAAAATAAAAAACACTCAACCCTTGTCATTCTGAGGAGTAAAGCGACGAAGAATCTCGCGCGAACGCGCGATTCCTACGCATGTTCCGCGCGTTCGCGCGAGATTCTTCACTTTGTTCAGAATGACAATCGAGTGTTTTTTATTTTGCAACGGCCCTTGCTTTGTCTTGATTTCGCGGCGGCAGGCATGGACGAACTTGACGGGCACGTCCATAC
Protein-coding regions in this window:
- a CDS encoding DUF1349 domain-containing protein encodes the protein MDLQFQKDRLIWLHEPKEHNVADGRVIIKTEPETDMWQRTCYGSQVNNAPALLMKTDEKYFSFIVKTEFDSSHSFDQCGVLIYLDSENWIKISTEYENETFQRLGSVVTNHGYSDWATTDIPTEQKHMYYRVSRRESDFLIEHARDGVHFQQMRIAHLFEGAGEIQIGLYACSPDVSSFRAVFTEIAFTECQWRLH
- a CDS encoding alpha/beta hydrolase, which translates into the protein MKQERFSVGGVPAILWSERADGVYFYVHGQGGSKEEAASFAECAASRGWQVLSIDLPAHGERQNRAGALDPWHAVPELEQLLAYAGPRWSRLALFANSIGAWFSMQALQGAELENCLFVSPILDMERLIRNMMGWAHVTEAQLLERQTIETDFGQTLSWEYFCWAKAHPIVKWDAPTRILYAGRDNLTEHGVAEEFTRRFGCRLTIMEDGEHWFHTPEQLAVLEQWIKDSL
- a CDS encoding class I SAM-dependent methyltransferase; protein product: MHNIDIFKRNTKPGETITVTQGNAMDLSAFPDGRYDITLLLGPLYHLYTKEDKRQALREAIRVTKPGGVIFAAHVISDGCLLDEGFKRRNIDVAGYIQNGLIDSQTFAARSEPKDLFELVRKEDIDELMSPFAVTRLHYVASDGCALLIREAIDEMDEDAFALYLKYHFATCERADLAGVSSHVLDIFRT
- a CDS encoding ester cyclase; translated protein: MDTKERLKYFYETVSASGTDGAFADYISPDCTLCIGEARIPIGVEGMAEHMTAVLQTYPDFHMRITRQLRDGDYIISEFIAEGTHRGEWLGMKPSGKKVTLTGVDIDKVVDGKIVEHGGAVNTFEGLWEAGLIVPAP
- a CDS encoding nitroreductase family protein, yielding MDFSALQMTRESCRAYQDKPVSRDTLTHLVDVAHYSPSGCNAQPWRFVIVDEDEARAKLVAALDDEGLTGCPWGDRVPAFILICEDEAHLMPGVGERYGSQHFAQMDIGMAAMALCYEATAMGLGACMIGTMNQKKLHEAFGIPEERTVRLIITVGYPKKEGAPRKKDRKKLDDIVSYNQW
- a CDS encoding DUF951 domain-containing protein, translating into MDVQVGDRLTMKKAHPCGSKQWKVLRTGMDFRLKCEGCGHEIMVPRSKAEKNIRQIEREGTIVC
- the udp gene encoding uridine phosphorylase, translating into MLIDGKQMHLQITKGQIGRYVILPGDPGRCEKIARYFDDPRKLASNREYTIYTGTLDGEPVAVCSTGIGGPSAAIALEELVECGADTFIRVGTSGGIVDEVCGGDVVIATAAIRQEGTSREYLPIEFPAAANFDIVAALREAARALGLRQHTGVIQSKDSFYGEIRPAQQPIAGELLAKWQAWKAAGALTSEMETAALFIVSQVLHVRCGAVLNVLWNADNDDAPSIPPDAAERGVRTAVEALRILIREDKTP
- a CDS encoding MATE family efflux transporter, which translates into the protein MAKIKHQNDLGHDPIGPLLLRLALPTVCAQVVNLLYNIVDRIYIGQIPGEGKLALTGMGVTFPVITLIAAFAALIGMGGAPRASIALGAGDHERAERTLGTCTAALWGLAAVLTVVFLIVQEPLLKMFGASGDTLPYAMQYLNIYVLGTIFVMTALGLNGFITAQGNSSVAMKTVLIGAVLNVALDPVFIFVFGMGVRGAAIATVISQAVSALWVVRFLGGQKSTLRLKRHYLRLDAALLLPAVALGASPFVMQATESLLTVTFNVSLRKYGGDLAVGAMTILTSVMQIMQLPLLGLAQGAQPILGYNLGAKQPKRMKQCVFYMIASAFVFSGFVWLCAMLIPEQIARLFNQDAELIRMTGWALRIYMAVGFTAAFQWGFQQSFVALGEAKISLFLALLRKIILLIPLILILPHLLPDPLFAVFCAEPVADFLAAATTTVLFLIRFRQITRSIERENGGAPIPDTSGS